The following are from one region of the Simiduia agarivorans SA1 = DSM 21679 genome:
- the gmhB gene encoding D-glycero-beta-D-manno-heptose 1,7-bisphosphate 7-phosphatase — translation MDDNLKLVILDRDGVINEDSDAFIKSESEWVPLPGAIDAMASLSKAGFTLVVATNQSGLARGLFDLDDLEAMHAKMAQLVESQGGALSAVFYCPHGPDDGCNCRKPKPGLIDAIEAEFDTSASGVPLVGDSLRDLEAGISKGCDPILVLTGKGRKTQASIEQQAPDWANKLVVCEDLAAAAHHIQTVYG, via the coding sequence ATGGACGACAACCTCAAACTGGTGATACTCGACCGGGACGGCGTGATCAACGAAGACTCGGATGCATTCATCAAATCCGAATCAGAGTGGGTTCCCCTGCCCGGCGCCATTGATGCCATGGCGAGCTTGTCCAAGGCCGGCTTTACGCTGGTGGTTGCCACCAACCAATCGGGATTGGCGCGTGGTTTGTTCGATCTCGATGATCTCGAAGCCATGCACGCCAAAATGGCCCAATTGGTGGAAAGCCAGGGTGGGGCATTATCAGCGGTGTTTTATTGTCCCCACGGGCCGGACGACGGCTGCAACTGCCGCAAACCCAAGCCCGGGCTGATCGACGCCATCGAAGCGGAGTTTGATACCAGTGCTTCGGGTGTACCGCTGGTTGGCGATAGCTTGCGGGATCTTGAAGCAGGCATCAGTAAAGGCTGTGACCCCATTCTGGTGCTCACGGGCAAAGGCCGTAAAACCCAGGCCAGTATCGAACAGCAGGCACCTGATTGGGCGAACAAGCTGGTTGTCTGCGAAGATCTCGCCGCTGCAGCGCACCACATACAAACAGTTTACGGATAA
- a CDS encoding lysophospholipid acyltransferase family protein, with product MLLTLRNLLFYTVYWLSLPVFSFTGLLLWPVTSYRWRSGFVTLWNRLVVWWLKITCGATYEIRGRENLPSGPSVVLSNHQSAWETLALQYLFSPASTVLKRELLNIPVFGWGLRAMEPIAIDRSNPREALKAVKEQGQARLASGNHVLIFPEGTRKAPGELGSFARSGADIACAAGVPIVPVAHNAGTVWPTRQWKKRPGHVVLSIGPSLQTEGNNSKQVTEQARQWIEQELHRIAG from the coding sequence TTGTTACTCACACTAAGGAATTTGTTGTTTTACACGGTCTACTGGCTGTCTCTGCCGGTATTCAGTTTTACCGGCTTGTTGCTATGGCCGGTTACCAGCTACCGCTGGCGGTCCGGCTTTGTGACCTTGTGGAATCGACTCGTTGTGTGGTGGTTGAAAATCACCTGCGGAGCGACCTATGAAATCCGCGGTCGGGAAAACCTTCCCAGCGGTCCGAGCGTGGTGTTGTCCAACCACCAGTCAGCCTGGGAAACCCTGGCATTGCAGTACTTGTTCAGCCCGGCTTCAACGGTACTGAAACGGGAGTTGTTAAACATCCCGGTATTCGGTTGGGGATTGAGGGCCATGGAACCCATCGCGATTGATCGCAGCAACCCCAGAGAAGCCTTAAAAGCGGTGAAGGAGCAAGGGCAGGCCCGCCTCGCCAGCGGTAATCATGTGTTGATCTTCCCTGAGGGCACACGCAAAGCACCCGGTGAGTTGGGCAGCTTTGCCCGCTCCGGCGCCGATATTGCCTGCGCGGCCGGCGTGCCCATCGTACCGGTTGCACACAACGCCGGCACCGTTTGGCCCACCCGTCAGTGGAAAAAGCGCCCAGGGCATGTGGTATTGAGTATTGGTCCAAGCCTTCAGACCGAGGGAAACAACAGCAAACAGGTCACAGAACAAGCCCGTCAGTGGATCGAACAAGAACTGCATCGCATTGCCGGTTAA
- the glyQ gene encoding glycine--tRNA ligase subunit alpha, whose product MSNLTAPDVSTFQGLILALQQYWAEHGCVILQPLDMEVGAGTFHPATFLRAVGPETWNSAYVQPCRRPTDGRYGENPNRLQHYYQFQVVMKPSPDNIQELYLGSLQQLGIDTQVHDIRFVEDNWESPTLGAWGLGWEVWLNGMEVTQFTYFQQVGGLECYPVTGEITYGLERIAMYLQGVDSIFDLVWTIGPNGEKVTYGDVFHQNEVEMSHYNFEQADVPFLFNSFDVYERESQRLIERGLPLPAYEMVMKASHAFNLLDARHAISVTERQRFILRVRTLARAVAQAYFDARLKLGFPLADERLKQEVLAQQGEAK is encoded by the coding sequence GTGTCTAATCTCACCGCTCCCGATGTGAGCACGTTTCAAGGGCTCATTCTGGCCCTGCAACAATACTGGGCCGAGCATGGCTGCGTCATCCTTCAACCACTGGATATGGAAGTAGGCGCAGGTACCTTTCACCCGGCCACTTTTTTGCGCGCCGTCGGACCTGAAACCTGGAACAGTGCCTACGTACAGCCTTGCCGTCGCCCCACCGACGGCCGCTACGGAGAGAACCCCAATCGCCTGCAGCACTATTACCAATTCCAGGTGGTAATGAAGCCTTCACCCGATAATATCCAGGAGCTCTATCTGGGTTCCTTGCAGCAGCTGGGTATCGACACCCAGGTACACGATATCCGGTTTGTGGAAGACAACTGGGAGTCGCCCACTTTGGGTGCCTGGGGACTGGGATGGGAAGTGTGGCTCAACGGCATGGAAGTCACCCAGTTCACCTATTTCCAGCAAGTGGGTGGTCTCGAGTGCTACCCGGTTACCGGCGAAATCACCTACGGCCTCGAACGCATTGCCATGTACCTGCAGGGCGTCGATTCCATTTTTGATCTGGTGTGGACCATTGGCCCGAACGGAGAAAAAGTGACCTACGGCGATGTATTCCATCAGAACGAGGTGGAGATGTCGCACTATAACTTTGAGCAGGCAGACGTGCCTTTCCTGTTCAACAGCTTCGATGTGTATGAACGCGAAAGCCAGCGCCTGATTGAACGCGGCCTGCCCCTGCCCGCCTATGAAATGGTGATGAAAGCGTCGCACGCATTCAACCTGCTGGACGCTCGCCACGCCATTTCGGTCACCGAGCGCCAACGTTTTATCCTGCGCGTGCGCACCCTGGCCCGCGCCGTGGCGCAGGCCTATTTCGATGCCCGGTTGAAACTGGGTTTCCCTCTCGCCGATGAGCGACTGAAGCAAGAAGTATTGGCACAGCAGGGAGAGGCAAAATGA
- the glyS gene encoding glycine--tRNA ligase subunit beta: MNRRDLLIEIGTEELPPKALKQLSAAFCDSLCQSLSAAGCQHGTVTPYAAPRRLAVLIKDVPTQTPVVSVEVWGPPARIAFDDKGELTKAGLAFADKNGLKADQLITKNDGKADKLFAQINKGGDAIAQLIPAMVNDALNALPIPKRMRWGAKREEFVRPVHWLVMLMGDEVIEGSVMGLTAGRETRGHRFHCNRTLVLEKATDYAAQLQSPGYVMADFDARQKTIVQQVNDQAKRLGGVAQMDPALLDEVTALVEWPVALAGKFEERFLAVPAEALISSMGEHQKYFHVLDKDGKLMPYFITVANLESKDPAQVIDGNERVIRPRLSDAAFFFETDKKTRLDTQRERLKTIVFQAQLGTLYDKTERIAGLAHVIAERLGADAAAARRAAELCKSDLVTNMVGEFDTMQGIAGYYYALNDGESEEVAKALNEQYLPRFAGDALPETTTGTVLALADRLDTLVGIFGIGQLPTGSKDPFALRRASLGVLRLLVEKQLPLDLKALVQAAIEQHQPLPEANGLVDQVVGYMLERFRAWYEEASIATEVFLSVAAKSLTQPLDIDNRVQAVHAFSQLPEAQALAAANKRVGNILAKLDSLPADAIDTDLLAEPAEKALAEAIAAKRASTQPLFDQSEYKLALTNLADLQAPVDAFFDQVMVMADDDALRNNRLALLQQLRALFLEVADISQLVPAKA, translated from the coding sequence ATGAACCGCCGCGATTTATTGATTGAAATAGGCACTGAAGAGTTGCCACCCAAAGCCCTGAAGCAACTGTCGGCGGCTTTTTGCGACAGCCTTTGCCAAAGCCTGAGCGCCGCCGGCTGTCAGCATGGCACGGTAACGCCCTATGCCGCACCGCGCCGGTTAGCAGTGCTGATCAAGGATGTGCCCACTCAAACGCCTGTGGTCAGCGTTGAAGTCTGGGGCCCGCCCGCGCGCATTGCATTCGACGACAAGGGTGAACTCACCAAAGCCGGTTTGGCCTTTGCCGATAAAAATGGCCTCAAGGCTGATCAACTGATCACCAAAAATGACGGCAAAGCAGACAAACTGTTCGCACAGATCAACAAAGGCGGCGATGCTATCGCTCAATTGATTCCCGCGATGGTTAACGACGCCTTGAACGCACTGCCGATTCCCAAACGCATGCGCTGGGGCGCCAAGCGGGAGGAGTTTGTCCGGCCGGTGCATTGGTTGGTGATGTTAATGGGCGACGAGGTGATTGAAGGCTCCGTGATGGGTCTGACCGCCGGACGTGAAACCCGTGGCCACCGGTTCCATTGCAACCGCACCCTGGTGTTGGAAAAGGCCACCGATTACGCCGCGCAATTGCAGTCGCCGGGTTACGTGATGGCGGATTTCGATGCCCGGCAAAAAACCATCGTGCAACAAGTCAATGACCAGGCCAAACGGTTGGGTGGCGTTGCGCAGATGGACCCGGCATTGTTGGATGAAGTGACCGCATTGGTGGAGTGGCCGGTGGCGCTTGCCGGCAAGTTCGAAGAGCGTTTTCTGGCGGTACCTGCCGAAGCCCTGATTTCGTCCATGGGCGAGCACCAGAAATACTTCCACGTGCTGGATAAAGACGGCAAGCTCATGCCGTACTTTATCACTGTGGCCAACCTCGAGAGTAAAGATCCCGCGCAGGTCATCGACGGCAACGAACGCGTCATCCGACCCCGCCTGTCTGACGCTGCTTTCTTTTTTGAAACCGATAAAAAAACCCGCCTGGATACCCAGCGAGAGCGATTGAAGACGATCGTGTTTCAGGCGCAACTCGGCACGTTGTACGACAAAACCGAGCGCATCGCCGGTTTAGCACACGTCATCGCTGAGCGACTGGGCGCCGACGCCGCTGCCGCCCGGCGGGCGGCAGAGCTTTGTAAAAGCGACCTGGTCACGAATATGGTGGGCGAGTTCGATACCATGCAAGGTATTGCCGGTTACTACTACGCGCTCAACGATGGTGAGTCCGAAGAAGTGGCCAAAGCATTGAATGAGCAATACCTGCCACGTTTTGCCGGCGACGCGCTGCCAGAAACCACCACCGGCACCGTATTGGCATTGGCCGACCGGCTCGACACACTGGTGGGCATTTTCGGCATTGGCCAGTTACCCACGGGTTCCAAGGATCCGTTTGCCTTGCGTCGCGCCAGTCTCGGCGTGTTGCGCCTGCTGGTAGAGAAGCAGCTGCCATTGGACCTGAAGGCACTGGTGCAGGCCGCGATTGAACAGCATCAGCCATTGCCGGAGGCCAACGGCCTGGTGGACCAGGTGGTGGGTTACATGCTTGAACGCTTCCGCGCCTGGTATGAAGAAGCCAGTATCGCCACCGAAGTGTTCCTGTCTGTCGCAGCAAAATCATTGACCCAACCGCTGGATATCGACAATCGCGTCCAGGCCGTGCATGCCTTCAGTCAATTGCCGGAAGCCCAGGCGCTGGCTGCCGCCAACAAGCGGGTCGGTAACATCCTGGCCAAGCTTGATTCACTGCCGGCCGACGCTATCGATACTGACTTATTGGCAGAGCCGGCGGAGAAAGCCCTGGCTGAGGCAATAGCTGCAAAACGCGCCAGCACCCAGCCCCTGTTTGATCAGAGTGAGTATAAGTTGGCACTCACCAACCTGGCAGACCTCCAGGCTCCTGTAGACGCCTTCTTTGACCAGGTGATGGTGATGGCTGACGACGACGCCCTGCGGAACAATCGCCTGGCGTTATTACAGCAACTTCGCGCTCTTTTTCTGGAAGTTGCCGACATTTCCCAGCTGGTTCCAGCCAAGGCCTGA